In Rhodopirellula sp. P2, the DNA window TCCCGGAGTATTCCGTAGTCACGTCGCGTCAGTCGGATCGAGGATTTGTTCTTGGTCATGTCTACCGCCACTCGTAAGCGACTCCCCGATTCGACCAAAACTGATGAAAGTCACGTAGACGAGCGGCCGAATAGTCTCCGACCAGTTCGATTGCCAACTGAGGTTTCTCAGACTCAGACATCAAGAACGCGTCGGCGATTTTTTCAGTCGTCGTTCTTGCGATATCGCGGCGGTAAATATCTTCGCTAATCCACTGACTCGCCGCGTGCTCAGCAGTGCGTCGAAGGTGGAAATAGATCGACGCGACGCCCAAGTCGTGAGATACTTGCCAAGGTTGGCGCAGCTTCCCTCCGATGCCTCCGACCAAGGCCGCCGCTCGTTCGGTCGCCCACACAACTGTCTGACTCTTTCGTTGTGATTGGCTCAAACGGCGTCTGCCCAAGTACGCGATGGAGCCGCTGTCGGGTGCTGATTGACCTGGCTGCCATTGCACGAATGGTTCGTCGCCGGCATCGATGACGGCGATGGTGAATCTTGCTGAGGCAAGCAGCCTTCGGCTCACCAACATTCGGACCATTCGCTCATTCCAACCTGCATCAGCCATCGACAATTGCTGTTGTGATGCAACGCGAAGTTTGCTTGTCAGTACTGAGAGCAAGTCCATTTCGGGTTTCCGGCACACTGCCACTTACTCACCGCAGGATGCTTGATCAGACGGACGCTTTCGGCTGCGTCGACGCGTCGCCGGCTTGACCGCCGTTTCTTCGGGCTTTTCCTTGTCGTCGCGCCCATCCGCCAGCAACCCGGTCGATGAGGCCGCACCGCCGACCGATTCCAGTGCTTGTGTGATCGAGCCACCTGGTGCATCCATGCTCATCATCGCGGCCCGTTGGCGAAGGAGCGCCGCAAGATTAGGGTTGCCCTCCGCCTCGTAACGTTTTGCTTGCTGCTCGAGTCGCTCAAGATTCGCCACGTCTTGAAGAATCGTGTCGGCTTCAACATCAGACGCCACGCTCCGCCAAAGGAAGGCTTGCATCCGTTGTTTCAACACGTCGCGGAAGGTTTCTAGCACAGTCACGGGTCGCTCCGGGGTACACTGGGTGGAATGAGTGGCCATGATCTTGCCAAAACTCGTTTGCGCTCAGGAGTGTTAGATGGGTGCATTCTCGACACGCAGCCGGAGGGACCATCGATGGTGATACGAGATCAGAATTCTGACGATTCGATGCCGACACTCGACGGCACTGTGCGACTCAACCCGCACGTCATGAAACGGCTATTGCTCGGTCGCGGATGGACCCTTCGCGACTACTGCAAGCACACCGAAACGCAGATGCGAACAGCAAAAAAGGTCTTTCGGAACGAATCGGTGCAAATATCGACGGCGCGATTCGTTGCCGATGTGTTTGATGTGGCGATGCTAGACATCGTCGATGTTGACGAATACACGCCGAAAGCAATCGCCTCTGGCTCGAAAGCTGAGCTAGGCACGGGTGAATGGATTGTCGGAAAGGCACTATCTCCGGTAGTGACAATCGCCAACGGTTTGCAGTATCGCGTCTTTGCAATGAATCATGCATTTGAGCCGAACCGCCGTGGTCGCGGGAAGCGTTACGAATTTCATGAGCGAAGCGATGAGGACAAGGAACGAACGAGGCACGCTATGTCGCGACACCTCTCAGTTTGCGAACGGCTCGCACCAAATTCACATTTCCCGACATGCTATTCGACGTTTCCAGATCAAGACCGCGACACTTGGTGGGTGATTGACCAATGGATCAATGGCCTGGACTTGGACGATCGGCTGGGCCACGGTCCTCTGGACTCAGCCAACCTGAATGACATCGGCAAGCAGCTTGCTGAAGCGATCGTAGCCGCGCACAAAGCGGACGTCATTTTGCGAGAGCTCAGCCCAAATTCGATCGTGCTCAAGGACGACGCCAATGATCTTGTCCTCACCGATTTTGAGTTGGCAAAGCTGACCGAAGACTATCCGACTGTTTCTGCGGACGAGTGGCCCGAGAGTGCGTATCGCGCCCCAGAAGTTGGCGCAGGCGAGATCGATGGTACTGTTGATGTGTATTCCTGGGGACGAATCATGACCCAATCAACGCTTGGAAGCCTACCCGAACGCGGTGCAGAATTGAGCAAGCTCAAGTTTTGGACAGGATCGAAAGATTGGGTTGAACTACTTGCCTCTTGCACGCAACTTCAGCGAACGAAACGCCCACAGCAAATGACGGCCATCCTTGAAACGGTTGTTTCGCTACGGGAGGCAATGGACAGTTGAACCAGACACAATATGCCGCATCGAGTCCGTCACTGAGCGTCCACGAGTTGTCACAGTATCAATACTGTCCCCGTGCCGGTCTGTTGGCGCATGAAGCTCCTTTTGATGAAGCTGGCGAAGACTGGCCGAAAATTCGGTTGAGCTATCTGCCTAAGTACAACCTGGCGGAGATTGAACGCTGGATTTCGGTCGTGACCATCGTGCTCGTCGGTGTTATCGTCGCGACGGGGGTCGCTCTTGGCTGGGTGTTGTTGGCGACGCTGCTCGCAAAGCCTGATGCGGTTGGCTTCGGTTGGTGGGCATTCGGCTCAGCCTTTCTGGCAAGTCTTGGTGTTCTATACCTGATCGTGATGCTTGTACGCCGTCGGCGTGAGGCGTTGGGAACCAAGCCACGCGAGCCGGAATTCACAAGCGAAGAGCCGGTGTCGATTCATTGGTGGGAACTGCGGGCCGCGGGATATCAGCCGCGAAGCCCGCCTAAGTTCGACGATGAAGAACTATTGAACCTCCACGGCAAGCCATGGGTTGTGCTAGTGCGTGGCGACCACTGGATTCCAGTTTTACGGATGCGAGGTGAATCTGAAACCATTCATGCCAATCATATGTTGAGAATTGCCGGGTATCGCTATCTGATTGAAGTCAATACACACTACGAAACGCCATATGGCTTGGTACTCTTGCCAAATAGTCTTAAGGCGAAAGCCGTTCCGGCCAGTGCTTTGAATCAAGAGGAGTTGAGAACCGTGATCGCGGACTTTAGGCAGCTCATTGATAGTCGCCGGGCACCAGAGCCTCCGACTCGGCAATCGCTCTGTGATAAGTGCTTCTTTGGATTGCCGCACCGCTACGTCATGAATCGGTCGGAAACCTATTCGGAAGGACAGCCGCTGCCGCCGTTAACCGTAAAGGTCGCCGGTAAGTATTGGCACTCGAAGTGTGGTGATCGATTTCGCTGGCACACACCACCGACGCGTAAGTTTGCAGACCTTGCTGAGCCGTCATGATGGGCGTTCTTTGCGTTCGAAAAAAACGACGCACCTATCAGCAACGTCTGCAATCGTCGACTCAAAACGCGAAGCGGATTCGGCTTGTCGCAGTACCTGCGTGACATGGTCGATGGCGTCGCGCCATGCGTTTGATGTTGCGAACCGACCATCCGGATCGAGCGATAGGCCTTCTCGCACCACATCGTCAATGACTCGCCACGCTCGCCTGGGAAGTTGTCGGCGTTGATTCGACTTCGCGCTCGGTGCTTCGTAAGCACGCTCGAATCCTTTTTTGTATTCGGCCCATCCCGCTCTACCGCCCATTCCTTGAAACGGCAGTTCACCCGTCAGCATTTCGAAGAGAACGATCGACAACGAAAACTGATCCGATCGAACGGTGACCTGCTGATTCGATTGTAATTCTGGGGCGGCATATCCGACCGTGTTCCCGTCGCCAGTTGCACGACGTTTCGCGGCCGTTTCGTCCCATGCGCTTCCAAAGTCAATTGCTCGCAGTCGCTTGGGCTGAGATTGCAAGACTAAGTTCGCTGGCTTGATGTCGCCGTGGACGCAATTCGCGAAATCATGGAACTGACACAAGCTGTGTGCAAAGCCGGCGAAAAGCGTCCAGCTCATGTGAGCCGTGGGCCAGTGGTTGCGTTGAGTGCGGGCGTGCCCCAAATGCTGGGCCAGTGATTCTCCGTGAATCCAGTCGGTGAGAACCCATGTGGAGTCGTTGCGTTTATCGACGTCGATGATTTGCGTAAAACCCGGGAGTCGGTTCGCGCGGCGCAATACTCGAAGCTGCTGCTGTGTGTGTGCCGAATCTGGCAGAACGTGGATGACACGTAAGTCGTGTGACGCAGGATCGAAAACCTGCATCTTGCGTCGCCCTCGATTGCCCAAAGAGGCGGTCACCCAGTAGTGGCGACCACGCAAGCGAACCGTGTCTTGAACGTCATAGCTGCGGTTTCGACAACGAATGGTTTCGGGCGGACGACGCAAGACTCTTATCGGGGGAATCAAGAATTTGGAACAGGAATCGGGTTCGTCTAGAATATCCCTATCTTAATCCCGATTCCATTTTCCCTTCTTTGCGAGTGTCCGCGCCCCGTGGCTGAGCATTTTCCTCCGGCTGACGACGATCAGCACGACATCAAGAGTCCCGACGCGGAATCGGAATCCCCTCCAGTCGACGGTCCGCGAGCTGTGTTTGCGGGTGTGGCCGCATTGACCGTTATGGGGA includes these proteins:
- a CDS encoding protein kinase domain-containing protein; its protein translation is MPTLDGTVRLNPHVMKRLLLGRGWTLRDYCKHTETQMRTAKKVFRNESVQISTARFVADVFDVAMLDIVDVDEYTPKAIASGSKAELGTGEWIVGKALSPVVTIANGLQYRVFAMNHAFEPNRRGRGKRYEFHERSDEDKERTRHAMSRHLSVCERLAPNSHFPTCYSTFPDQDRDTWWVIDQWINGLDLDDRLGHGPLDSANLNDIGKQLAEAIVAAHKADVILRELSPNSIVLKDDANDLVLTDFELAKLTEDYPTVSADEWPESAYRAPEVGAGEIDGTVDVYSWGRIMTQSTLGSLPERGAELSKLKFWTGSKDWVELLASCTQLQRTKRPQQMTAILETVVSLREAMDS
- a CDS encoding CRISPR-associated protein Cas4, whose protein sequence is MNQTQYAASSPSLSVHELSQYQYCPRAGLLAHEAPFDEAGEDWPKIRLSYLPKYNLAEIERWISVVTIVLVGVIVATGVALGWVLLATLLAKPDAVGFGWWAFGSAFLASLGVLYLIVMLVRRRREALGTKPREPEFTSEEPVSIHWWELRAAGYQPRSPPKFDDEELLNLHGKPWVVLVRGDHWIPVLRMRGESETIHANHMLRIAGYRYLIEVNTHYETPYGLVLLPNSLKAKAVPASALNQEELRTVIADFRQLIDSRRAPEPPTRQSLCDKCFFGLPHRYVMNRSETYSEGQPLPPLTVKVAGKYWHSKCGDRFRWHTPPTRKFADLAEPS
- a CDS encoding serine/threonine protein kinase, which encodes MRRPPETIRCRNRSYDVQDTVRLRGRHYWVTASLGNRGRRKMQVFDPASHDLRVIHVLPDSAHTQQQLRVLRRANRLPGFTQIIDVDKRNDSTWVLTDWIHGESLAQHLGHARTQRNHWPTAHMSWTLFAGFAHSLCQFHDFANCVHGDIKPANLVLQSQPKRLRAIDFGSAWDETAAKRRATGDGNTVGYAAPELQSNQQVTVRSDQFSLSIVLFEMLTGELPFQGMGGRAGWAEYKKGFERAYEAPSAKSNQRRQLPRRAWRVIDDVVREGLSLDPDGRFATSNAWRDAIDHVTQVLRQAESASRFESTIADVADRCVVFFERKERPS